The genome window TCAGCTGGGCTATTTTCCTCTGCCTTTGACTATGGCGTCGCCTTGTGCTATTCGCTTCGTCACTGGCACCAAAAAGTCTCCTATGGGCTCTTTGCATCTTCAGCTTCGCGTGAAACCTGGAGCCAGCAAAAACCGCGAGGGCGTCATAGCCGTCACCGATGATGCAATCGAGCTGTGCGTTTCTGCTCAGGCGAGAGAGGGCGAGGCCAACAAGGCTGTAGTTCAGGTTCTCAGCGGTATATTGGGCGTGCCAAAGTCTAGTCTTCAGCTGACACACGGCACCAAGTCGCGCGACAAGACGATTGTGCTGAATGGGATCAAAGGCGACGGAGAGGATTATGCAAGGAGCATACGGGAGATACTTGACAAGGCAGCCGAGGAATAGTCAAACACGAGTGATAGTAtgcacctacctacctgggTATACACCGTTGGCTGCTTTGTTTCTCTCAAGATATGAGCTTCTCATTGGTTGGTGCGGTTCTCTTTGAGATAAAGACTATATTACTGGATTGTTATAGCCCAGAAACGCTTGGGACTGGCTGAACATGTCCTTCCCCTGGTTTCCTGTCGTCCTATCGGTTGTGTATTGGATGAGGGTGGCTGACTTTAGAGTATGGCTTATattctacctacctagcttACCTACACTTCATTTATGCTCACGAAGTAAAACCTTTTAGAATAAGTTTCACTCTGGTGAGGGATAAGAGTCTTGGAGTTATCCACGTTGATAGTAAAACGCCATGTCGCCTTCCCGGAGGACACATAGTTAATTACGTGTGGTGGACCATCAAAGCATAACAACAGATGATCAAGTGACAGTCAAAACTCTTCATAGCTCCTCTTCATGTCAAGTATTGACGTGGCTACGGATAAATGCACTGATGCACTAGCTTCGCCAGGCATATCTTCCCTTCAGAATCCACAGTTGTGAGCATCTCGATGATATCGCATGAGGGGGTGTGATGTGGGAAAATACCTGCGTACAGATACTGACTATGTCTGAACCCTAAACGCATGAGTACTCGGCAGTGGTATTTGGGTATTTACCGTCTTTTTCCTACCTTATCCACAATAATGTTTCATAGAGAGAATGCAGGGCTGCATATCAAGCCCTGGggctgagaaggaaaaggcccACGGACTACTGAACGCGTATGcgtctctctcttttttttctttcttttaaattacCATGCGCTGCCCATCGgcttttctcatcatcatcgacatatTGAAATTCGATCGATCGGAGGGAAGGGATTGTCACCCTGCCGTTCTGGCCGTGGGTAAAAGAGAGCCCAACTAGAGACAGAAAAAGATCGATGCCCGATATTTGACAGTCCCTTTGATTTGGTCCAAGCGGCTAGGGCGTAAGTGTCCGCTATGTCGAGAGGATTGATAATGTGGTGATCAAGCTGAGGTTGAACAGAGACAGCAGGTATAACTAACATCCCAACAACAGATGGGGCGAAGAGTTCTGAGTATGCTGGAGGCCTCTGGCACTTCCATTAGGTTTTGCAAAGCAATAGCACCAAGTTGTACGTGTGTATGTACTTTGTGTTCCATCGCTTATCGGAATCTCCAAACAGATTATCAGAGCATGCAACTTGAGGCCCAAAGGATCGGCAATCCCTCACTCACTCAGGTCTAGTTTGTAGATCGATACTTCTCGACCCCTTTGACCAATTTAGAGACCCAATATTCACACACCGGCCGGCCGGTAACACACAAGACCCCGCACCCCATCCTGCAGCACAGAGTACCCGATACTTGTTGCCCAGCCCTTGGGATACAGCCCATTACTTCACAGTTCTCAGCGTCATATCGATCGCTAAGAACAGAGGAGCCACAGTAGCGAGGGGTTCTCCTCTCTAGCCCCAGCGAAGTCGCACTCCCTATCTTGGTGCTGAGAGTGACTCTGCTGTGGCTGAATGCCCTCAGCTTGCCGAAACAGGAAGCATGTCTGGCTGGTTGACAGATACCATTGGACGCTTGTTGCACAACCCACGGGCGGGATCTTCTCATGTCCCTGCCATGTATAGCACAATCCCTggtctctctttcttcctctgaATTGGCAGTTTTCGGGGAATGTATTGACACTTGTCGAGTGAAATGTCTCCAGATAGCTTTCCTCTTTCTCACCGACCTTTTATCGCACTCCTCGCAAAAGAACCGCCCCTCAAACGGTCGCCCGCGGTTGTATGTAGTCTTTCTTGGCCGTTAGAGCCGCTTCGCATTGAACCACGGGATCCCTCCAGGCCCAGGGTTTGTCGTGAGTTTGTTAGCCACAAGTCCGGCGTTTTGATCGACGACATCCAATGATGGCTCATGTTGGAGAGTGACTTGTGGCTCAATGCTCGTCGATCCCCTCATGACAGCGCACGCCCTCTCAAGGActagactaggtaggtaggtaagtacaGGCTCCATTCACCTATCATATGGAGGCCAAACCAGTCAGCGTTGTGAAAAAAATCATGTGAGGTTTCACTGGGGTCGAAACGCCTGTATGTACTGTATCGCCACCTATGAGGGGGATATGATGTGAACTGTGGCTTATCATTGCTCCCCTGCTGTGGCGAGTAGAGTAATTACCTAGTTATGTCTGTCCCTGGGCCTAGGTCCCATTGAAGCACACCACAATTGTTGGGGCCTGGGGGCCCTAATTGTGTCCTGTATTATGTCTCATCCGGGCCGTTGACTGACCCCTGCTCAGCTCAATGAGCCAGCCGAATTGAGGGGGAGGTGGCTTGGGAGAGCAGGTGAAAGTGGTATGTAGAGTGTGTCGCGTACCCGCCCGTCACTTTCAATTGACAATGGCGATCCCATTCCCCTGAGGCGCGAGCTTAACCTCGATTGTGGCTAGTAATGGCCAGTTGCACGATCATGACATAGGATTGGGTCCCAATGTCCGGGTACCGCCATGCGCCGGATCCAATGTTTGCATGATAACACAATTTCCCATGTCGACGGGCACTGGGACGGGAGTATGTTGCCGACCGAGATGCTCTTGAACTGCAGACACCATGCATGCACATAGTTGGgtcatgccatgccatgccatcgCCGATGAATCGAGACTCATCCGCCaagccaacagccaacatAGGCGACGCAACAAAAAGACCAAAGGGCTCTGAGCCAAAAGGGTTTGTCCCGATGGGGAAGAGTTATTCCATGGATGTCTGGATCGTGCGCGCGTCCTTGTGCTCGGTGAGTTCCTCCATCATTCTCACGCCGTGAGCTGGGTGGACTGTGGGATACCTCACTGCAGCCGCCTCTAATTCCCCTCAAACTAGACAGCGCATCGCAGATTAGAACAAGCAGGTGCGACAAATCATATTCCAAGACGCGCCAGGCACCTTGTGCCCATGAAACATCGCTAACACGTCAATGTCCAACAAGACCTTCCATCATTCCTAATCAAGTTGAGCAGAAGCTTGAATCACTTACAAGCCACGACGTTAAATTGATCTTGGACTGCGAAGCCCGAAGTATGTAACCCCAGAGAGGAGACACAGTATGGTTAGGTAGGTTTGTGTAGTCTGGGAACACGCAAACCCCCTCGCCACAGGTGGCTAAGCTCGGCACTTTGCTCCTTTCCACTCCATCTTGGCAAGGTAGTCGGTCGACCAATTGCTATTAACTGAAATAGTAATCTGCTCGGAAGACGGCCCTGTGGCAGTGTGGCTCATGTCGGTGTAACCCAATTGCGTTGCTATTTCCGAAATCTGGGCTTCGCTTTCTCATAGTCTAGTTAGACCATCTCTTTGAGTTTGCTGACCTATCCTTTCTAATTATTCATGCCGCTTGGCGCTTGTAGTCACCGGATAGAAAGTCCGGCTTGGCCAGGATATGGCTGTTTGGCTCTTGAATTCCTTACCCTTGACGCGCATTCGAAACGCATTATCGATGTGCTAGCCACGAAGTGGTAGCCTGGGATCGAGTCGTTATGATTTGCCCACGACACGCATGTAAACAATGCTTCGAATAGCGTGCGCTATTGCACTATCGGTCCTGGGTTCCGTGGGTGAGATGGCACCATCTGACCCTCAGCGACACAAACACAAGCCTGGCAGTAACGAATAGCGGCCGTTGAGTGTCAAATTGGTCCGCCACCGATATCTGGCCTAAAGGACTCCACAAACGGTTGAAACCGAGGCTCGAGCATAACTAAATGCTATACTACATACCTCATTGCCTCTGGACCTCGCTTTATGGTGAGCACTGCTGCTGTTAGACGAACCATGAAGATCTGGGGCATGCTTGAGATCTTGAACAAGTGTGGGTATTGTATATGGAATTATATGTACGTCGTGTtccccaagaacaagataaaTATCCCATCTTTTTCGCTCGCCCCGTCTCTTGCTTGCATTACATCGTAAGTCCTATTTTCGTGTACGCCGGACTCATCTGCCCATTGTATAAGAATGCGATGCATATACGCTTCTGTGTTTGGCTCAAATGCATTCAAGAAAAGATGTAATATCGCAGTAGAAatatgatgatgttgcttCCACGTCGGGGGTTGGACAGACTGACGAGGCTCTCCGTGTAGCGTGTTGCACAAACGAATATATATGTTGCTTGGCAGGATGTGGATTTAGGTAGCGAAGATCCACACGCTTAGATTGTTTTCGAATAATGCGGTAACAGGCGCCAAGAGTGTGCGCTCATCTTCGTATCAGGCAATCCGGCCATTTCCACATGAGCGCATCTCGGCTTGCCAGGGTGCTGTCTGTTAATGAGAGAATTAAGGGCGGTACAAAAATTCTCACTAGTACTCCTGCTCGACGCGAGAGTAGCcgcccatcccatccatcgTCTGCCAAAATCCTTATGCCATGCGTCAAACAAAAAGGGCACTGAAGTAGTTGCCATGGCTGTCACAAGTGTGGCAGcaaagaatgaagaagaaaggtgAAATAGAATAGtaagaataaaaagaaaaaccgGTGGTATCATTTTTCAACAAGAGTAACAATCGTCAACGCCCCGGAGCCAACAATCCCAATCCGTATATGTATGTGATCGTGTGTCCAACCTGGCGACAGGCCGAGAGACCCCAGCAAAACAGTACAATCCCAAGTCTAGACCCATATGTTGCTTATCGCCGCAAACTCATCGCCGTACGTACTCAAGGTAGCATGGCGGgagtaaaaaaagaaaaaaaaaactagacacaaagaaaagagagggagagggcaATTAGAAACTAAGACGGAGAACGAAACCACTTGTTGCTTTGTCGTTGGATTCTGCAATGTCTTCGTTCGCATCGACAGCCATTTCCCATTCCCGCTTGACTGCCGGTCCAGTAACTTCTTGTATCTCAAGCGTCATGTCTTGACcttccttgagctcctgTACCACATCGTCGTCCATCTCCACCTCAAGGCCGTTCTGGATGGAATGAATTGTGCGAAGGATTCGGGCAGGGTCAATGCCCCACTTGGCCGCGATTCGGTTGTTGAGTTCCTGAAGACTACGTTGCATCAGGTAGATAGCGCGGTGGTAGTCCGAGCTTCCGGGCTCGTTCGGATTCCTTCGTTGAATGTAGAAGCATGCCACAGGCTTTGGACTTCGCTCCTGGGGTGGGCGATAGGACGAGTCAACACCTAGAGCCTCGATCCATCCACTAAGActgccatcatcgtcacccTTGGCAATTCTGGTGGGTTGTTCAGACCCTTTCCGCGAGGTGTCACCCCCCGCTACTGAGTCGAAGTTCTTCCATTGACCACCAGCGCCAATACCAGAAGCCTGTGATGCCAAGGACAGAGAGCTGGGTGAGGGGGAAATAATAGAGCCTGCGACAGAGCTTCGTCCGCTTCTGGCCTGCCAGTTGGGACCTTCGCCAGGCTTGGTCAGAGGCGATATATCCCCAGGAAGCGAAACAGGGTGCAGATCTGGGTCGTCGGGCTCATCGCCCCGAAGGAATAATACACTAACGGGCCGTGTACTAGTGAACATATCCTGCAGCGTTTGGAGCTTGAAATGTAAGTCTTCTTCCATGGTAGCTCTTCCACCACCGCCTGCAGAACTGGCTGAGGACATAGACCATGTTCGTTTATGCTTCTGAACTTTGCCGGGTCTTTGCGGCTCTCCGATCTTTGCAGCTCCACTTGAGCGTTTGCGCTTGCCAAAGTCCTTGAGACCACTCTCGGCCTGTGCGATTTGCTGCTTAAGCTTGTCGATAGACTTTTTCACATGTGCCACGTCGTTAGACAGCTTCCTCTCCGCTCCATGATCACGGAAGAGCTTGACCTTGCAGTAACAAATCTCAGGATTGGCGTCGGCCGCTGGCTGTGAAGGATCGCACGGCACAGGGTGAGTCTTGGCGCAGAGTCTTACAGGAATACCCTTGACACCCTTCGAGTGGCTGAAATCGGTAGAGAGGAAGTTGAAGCGAACTGCAATGTTAACCTCGGGAGGGCCATTGATCCCTGGTGTCCAGGTGACacagaagccatcaaaggATGACGATTCAAGCTCCACACGGGTTCGCTTATCGTCACCTTCAGCTGGTTGGCCTGCCTCCACGTATTCAACTGCTTGAAGCTTTCCGCCTCTCTGGTGTGCCTCGTTAGTGCCTCTGCCTTCTTTCCAGAGACCCCAGCATACACCTGGCCGCTGTCGTTGCTGTTCATCCT of Fusarium musae strain F31 chromosome 5, whole genome shotgun sequence contains these proteins:
- a CDS encoding hypothetical protein (EggNog:ENOG41) produces the protein MFRQRTSSQKPGDELLANFRQQFPDLAAASTSATAPGLSQTTGAENVPAVPLPDRNQNLTQDAFRDQDPTPRATHDPWRFTPSLLDPNSLSFASFANAPPGYYTPTPGGTNTLFHPQAGDLHTPTLGLGMGLNTPLSMPTSGDSLHPGPAQPVMDMSGFQTLQPHQFHHFNPFIQAPPPQPTFAPSTFVHQDTGYETMDQDGSPMDSDPSEERMSSIGATLHKNTPMMNMPTRQFSSGPISHPLPASAEKFRFHSTLNAPTAMIKHADEIPVTYLNKGQAYSLSVADTNATMPVAPGTKYRTFVRVSFEDEQQRQRPGVCWGLWKEGRGTNEAHQRGGKLQAVEYVEAGQPAEGDDKRTRVELESSSFDGFCVTWTPGINGPPEVNIAVRFNFLSTDFSHSKGVKGIPVRLCAKTHPVPCDPSQPAADANPEICYCKVKLFRDHGAERKLSNDVAHVKKSIDKLKQQIAQAESGLKDFGKRKRSSGAAKIGEPQRPGKVQKHKRTWSMSSASSAGGGGRATMEEDLHFKLQTLQDMFTSTRPVSVLFLRGDEPDDPDLHPVSLPGDISPLTKPGEGPNWQARSGRSSVAGSIISPSPSSLSLASQASGIGAGGQWKNFDSVAGGDTSRKGSEQPTRIAKGDDDGSLSGWIEALGVDSSYRPPQERSPKPVACFYIQRRNPNEPGSSDYHRAIYLMQRSLQELNNRIAAKWGIDPARILRTIHSIQNGLEVEMDDDVVQELKEGQDMTLEIQEVTGPAVKREWEMAVDANEDIAESNDKATSGFVLRLSF